The DNA sequence aaaattaaaaaaaaagtagtcAAAAGAATGAATAAAGAGAACAAATAATTATTTGTCTCATCTGTCATGTAATTTTGAAATAGAGTCCCGGAATCGAAATGATATAAGGGCCTGCCCCATTTCCAAAATGAGGAAATGAAAGTTTTGGCTTCTTGCATTGCGTCTATATCAAATAAAGAGAAGGGAAATTGGCTCTAGAAAGATGTTTTGGAAATGGTGGAACATGTTGCTGCAAAACAAAGGTTCTAGGGCCGTCCAAtataattttgaattaattcaatttatttgattttgataaCACCTAATTATCGATTGAATGAAGAAAATCTTAATTTATTAGACTTTCTGCCAAAGGGCCCCTCATTGGTCGGTTGTCATCTCCAATTCTCCATCAAATTTTGACGTCTAACACAGTTTTTTGCTGCTTTATATATTCATGACAATGGAGAAAATTAATAACATGATTAGGATTAGTGCCAAAATTGCATCTGTCTTAGTTATTACTATTGGCAATATGCAAATTAATAAGCTGATCAGCTCATTATTAGTTCAGACTATGTTACCATTTTAGAGTGTACTcggaaaattaagtgaaagaagCTAAGCCATGTATATGTATATCTTGTGAGATGCATGCAACACAGAGTGGTGctcttaattattaataaaatacttCCATAACATTTTTAATGTTAGTTCTTaaagaaaatctaaaaattgGACTTGTTGAATCAATAAAAACTAAATGTTTAAAAATTTGGAATTCAATAATTGAGATTCAACGAAAATTGAACTTGACGTAGACCAATCCAAGTAATTCAATTCATTGGATTTTAAACAATTTTAGTTATTGTCTTTGATTAATTCACTACATGCTGACCGATCACTTTATTAAATCACATAAGGTAATCGATTGCCGAATAACTCAATTGAACTACAGGTACAAGATAGATCCAATTctcaaaattataatatatatggAAACACAATCTGTATTGCGTTTGATCCATTATTTACATTATTAGTGAGAGACCTTCTGTTACCATTAAACATTATTTTCCATTATTTTCCAGTAGGTTATTAGGATGTTTTCATATACGGTTATGTTGATTGTGGCCATAGGGCTATTACTCATTATGCCCTCCACCATGTTATTTTTGGTTGAAACATTatccaaaaggtacaaatttttattctaaaagaTTGTTGAACCTTGTTACCATTTAACTGCTTATTTCTACcggtttaaaatttttttgaaaagtagttttatgatataatatttatttttttaaaaaaaataagtccCTAATTTTTAAATTCGAAAACATACAAGTTCTTgattaattgaaaatataaaaacatttttaactttttaaaatatgagATATTTAAATTTCTCCGTCTAGAATATATAAGGATAAATCAGTCTTTGAGAGATATATCTTGCATTTTAGAAAATGAGGGAtgcttttgtatttttaattagttgCTGATTTATTTGTTTAcgagataaaaaattaaagaccTATTTATCGTGTACtcaaatttttatgataaaataatCTAGAATTTgatcttttattattcttaaaaaaataatataaaacaaataaaaaattatgcaaaATATTAAAgcaaattaaacttaaaaaaattttaattgaaaaatatattaaaaatataattatttatgtattttttgtattaatttaaattttaaaaaaattaattttatgacaatttttttttaattaacctTAAAGGTACCACTACTGCAATTATTTGCTTTGTTTGATGTACTTTGAACTTAGTAACAAATAAAGTTATAGAATAATACTgtaaatctttttataataattaattcaaaGATTCAAAATGTTACAATACCTTAATTACAGCATGTGGAACTTTATCTTTGGAACTTACAGAATCACACGCACTGTACTAGTTAGCAGCCACCAATAATTCAAATATGTACGTTTCCTAATTACATTATGTAATGTTAATAAGTTTCATGTTATGCATCAATATTCAAAGAGTATATATTTGACTAGCTAGACCTATATTGGAATGAGGATTTAGTTAAATAAATAGTGTGCAAGGGGCTCATTGATTAATAAGGTGATAAGGCTCATGTGTTGACAAACAAGGACAGACAATAATTGTATGCTAGAGAGGTGTTAGTGGCagtaaattttataatttataattattaattaattattattaatatttttaataatataaaattatatctaataatataaaattatttatttttttattagttaaatatttaaataatagtcaaattttaataaaaatattaactcttaaaaattttttagtaCATTATTATAAGAGAAAACATGTAATTAATGATGTGTCATTACCTAAAAAGGAGAAATAAAAAATACggtaaaaattaagaaaatatttaaGACAATAGAATCTTATCTTACTAATAAAttgattatataaattaatCAATGTCATTACAATAAAGTTATGAGCAATGTTAGGGGACAATAATATTTGTGATTGGTAGCCATTAATTagttatcaataataatttgatGGTGTaagattggtgtgagatttcattcAATGGCTCACAtttctctgctggttacatgttggccaaaatacaataaaattacTGATTTCTAGACTTTTTCTAAAGTTATTTATacgtaaatttttttatcattttagattttttttctatctttcgCTCTCTATTTATTTTTCACTCGTCTACTCTTTTAACTGAATAATCTATCCATCTTCCTTTCTTTTCGTATATTCAAACCACCGGGAATAAGTTCTTACCATGTTTTCAATGAACACaaaacatatatattatttggAGTGAAGAAGAATAGGCGATTCCAATCAAAAGAGACAAGAGAGAATGGGTCCCATAAAATGTCTACTCGGTTGCAAAATGACGTGAGCtctacatacatacatacacaCTCTCCTTTCTTCAATCCCACTACACTCCCTCTTCCTATTCCTTTCACTTTTCACCTTTCACCTCTtcctttattattatattccaCTTTTATTTAGAGAGAGCAACCCCCTCCCCTCGGATCCTTCTTGAAAAATCTCCGTTAATATTCATCACAACACAATACAGCAAGAATGTCTTCAAGTGGAAGTGGTTATGGAAAGGATTTTCCAGGAGAAGGATCCCGAAGCAACATTGATCCCGGAgaatatcatcatcattttcaacTTCAACCACACCCACAGCAGAGTCCGGCTAATACACTTAGCCGGTACGAGTCGCAAAAGAGGAGGGACTGGAACACTTTCGGCCAATACCTCAAGAACCAAAGGCCATCAGTTGAGCTTGCACAGTGCAATTGCAACCATGTCCTGGACTTCCTAAGGTACCTTGACCAGTTCGGAAAAACAAAAGTTCACAATCAAGGTTGCATGTTTTATGGGCAGCCGGAACCCCCGGCGCCCTGCACCTGTCCTCTTAGGCAGGCCTGGGGCTCCCTAGACGCTCTTATAGGGAGACTCAGGGCTGCCTACGAGGAAAATGGTGGCTCTCCAGAGACTAATCCTTTCGCCAGCAGCGCCATCCGTGTGTACCTCCGGGAGGTTAGGGAGTGTCAGGCTAAGGCAAGAGGCATCCCttacaagaagaaaaagaagaacaataacaaagGCAGTGGTGAACAATCAAGCTCTTCTTCTCCCTCCTCCACTATCCACTTCTCTTGAACCAACATGTTTCCACTAATGGTAATTTCATCTTTTCCTCATTATACTGCTGTCTTGCGTGATTCATGGACGATTCTCTAGACAACTTgttataaattttcaaaaaattccaTTTTTAGAAACTTGATGAGACCTCCTACACAAATCTTGACATGCAACTGAAAGAACTTAATTAAAACATGGATAATTGAACCAGATATACCTCCTAAAGGCTTAACATATGGATCATAATACCCTACAAGGTGATCGAACTTTGTGTATTTAATTTCATTTGGTTGCAACTTGCAAATTAATGTGATGTTATTGTATTAAGTATCAACAATATAAGATTTGAAAGactaaatataattaatcttCCCCTGTTACAGACATCGAACTAACTTTACACAAAAACACTGTTTTGTGTGGCAATTACCTTACATATTCTATTATTTCCAAGTTTACTTTCCCCTAGTCTTTGCATTTTTAAAATTAAGCAGATTTTTTGTCCCATGAATGTTCAAGTGAGATGTCATACACTTTGTTGAGTTATTAAGCATCAGACTAAACAAATGActgaaaatatatgattaatAATTAAGTTTCTATGTTCCttacaaattataaaattgttgtGATGCTGCATCATGCTTtaatttggaattttttttcCTAAGTTTATACTAACAAAGTCATGATATAGATAGATGTTGGGAAAACCTTATTATgctaattaaatattatatgtgTTGTTAATAGCCCTTAACAACTCCCAACCATCCTCACTTATTGCTATCTTATTAAAGGCACATACATGATCCTTATTATTACTGTGCTTGATTTGATGTGtttatcattatatatatacttgTTTTCTTTTCTCCACCTTGTGCTATTCATTATATACCTTGATTACATCATGATTTATTATGATAGTTCATAAAGACATTATTCagtggattttttttaattaaaaatttctcTTAATCAAACAGGATATAATTGAAAGgcacaattttctttttcaaaatattatttataaattaatttagttgGTTAAATAATTAGTTCATTCGTCCATTTAAATAAACGTTAGAGAttcaaattttgttttatacatataataatttattgactaatgataaaattttaaataaaactcaaatctttgatagattaattttttatcgatcagattaggaatatttttaaaaaaatgctatttataagtttattaattattattattattattattattattattattattattattattattattattattattattatatgcatTGATAAGTATTTGGGAGAAAATGTTTTGTTTGGTTAGGCGCATGTTTGAGCTTTGTGTTTCCCACACCTCACATGTATGTTTTGTCGGTTCCAAGTGGAATTTCAATATCACTCTCAACATACATGAAATAGACACGTTCTTGTATATTTCTTATTTTAGAAATGGATTATGGATTTTTTATTCAAGGTAAAATAATCTTGCTTGTTTTCAAGTGTGTTATGTATTCTACCCAAATTTTGTCTTTTAACTTACTTCACATTTTGATTCCCTAAATTTATGAATTATAAAACATAATAAACTATATAAGCTAAGCATAAACATGTACATGGATTGTTGAGATTGGCAAAACTTTTATGTTGGCTTATTCAGCATATATAACGCTCCCTTTAACATAAAACGATAGTGCTGAAATCATGTGTAGCCCTTACTAGGGGTAGTTGGTGACAAGTTATTATTAGGGTTTCCTAATTTAATTTGTCTACTTTCTACGCATGCAGAATAATATATATGCAAAATAATTTCAtgatactatttttttaaaatttaattaaattaataaaaaaatatataaataattatatatttaatatattttctcGTATAAACTTTTTTTAGATTTCGTCCATTTTTGcgtaaacttttttttttgaaattttacaCGAATTAAATTCTTTTCATATTAATAATAGAAGCTCTGATATCAtgtaaaatactatttttttaaaatttcaaattgaTAAGAGAAGATacatgaataaataaataaataaataaataaataaataaataaataaatatatcaaaCAAATTGTTTTGAGGTGGGAGCGAGGGTTTTAATGAGGCTTAGTATGTGTCATATCAGTTTAACATTGACCTAGCTGGCTGCTTCATCTGGAGTTCAGATCATATCCTTTAGATGATTTCTCTTTGAAGGGAAGATTTATATATGCATATTGTAACCGTATATAactgcatgaaaagtaaataatatTAAGGGGTAGAGAGTGAAGTTCATTCTGTTATACATAATTAAAATGAGTGAAACTCTGCATGTATATCCTTCATTTAGTTATTTCTCATATATCACGAAACACAatgctttcttttcttttcttttctttttttaatgaCATCAATTACATTAAGTGAACGAAAGAAAATGAGTTTGACACCACTTTCGTTtttttcccccttatttctttcttcttctcccccCTCCCATCtgtctctctctcctctctgtATACAAGGGCCACGTTAAATAATCTATATAGACAGGGACGGATCCAGGAATCTAAGAATAAAAGGgttgaaaattaaaatcttatataattaaatataattttatatatttaataatagatataattataattaattttttaattaaaaaattaataaatacttatcaaataaaagaattatctcaatttttataatttttttataattttttttatagttttatatttaataaaatataaaattatatatttttaaatattttgttatttaatttattttattaaatatttatgtgacaataagttatatttttatattttatatcattaaaaaatataacataaaataatataagttaattgcattaataataattttgttatgtaaatttaaaatatattaaaataattttatataataatagggataaaaattaattaaaaaataataaaaaataaacaactaaataaaattagaaaaaaaataatattatcataaataatattaaagtattttttatataattataaatgttaaaattaatcttaaaaaaatataaaaaaactctaaattaaataaaaaatacaaataatataaatatatgtagaGAAATTTAAACTTTAATATATAAAGAATAGTAAATCTTTTTACTATCATTACATACACTATTAAATTTTACTCTATACAATACATTTATTATAATAGTATATGAACTtagcttttaaaatttgttgaaaAGTGAAGGCCACTATTTACCGCCTTTGAGTCCGTCCCTACATATGGAAGGTTCATGATAATTATTACTTCAAGACATTGAttgtgtctttttcttttttatttttttttcattcctTAGTACTTAGAAGAATTTTATTAGAAACATTATTAAGAAGTTACATTAGtagtctttatttttttttcattcttttgtacttagaaaaatctttattattagaaacattactagaaaattatatatatgattagTCTTTATAAGTTGGAGGTTCTTTCCAATAAGAAATTATTTTGGTATATAACAATCAGGTACAAATCCATAATATTATCATGGCAAccaataatatttataatattaaaacaatacaaaaaagtatataatgtaataaaatgtattataaaaatatactgataagaaatatattttaaaatataaaaaatatgtgtGTACTTTTTACTAAGAAAATAGTCGATTCTTTGtatcataaaattcattaaTAATGAAATCTGTGTCAAATCTTTTaccaattttcttttcaatgtaattaaaagacaattagtaagaaattcatcttttattttatttctgaaTTATTTTTCACAGTATTCATAATTGAAAAAGATCTCTCATCAATTGTAACATTTAAAACAGAAAGAGCTAATATTAAATGAATCAAGAAGAACGGTCACAATAAAAAAGAATCTATTttataagatttaaaaaattttatttaactaaaaatattaataataatatcttttttaaaaatttaaatattattatttattttttaaatattaaaaattattaatatttagattgaattaaatttttatttatactaaacaaaatactaaatatattttttttaaaaattaaatcattttaattttttttaagtgagAAGAACTCGCCCCGTTTGTCTATCTCTCATAACATTGTGAATGGGGCATAAGTGATCCCaaaaaatgtttattttaaataaagtaAAGATTTACGCatagttatttttatgtaaattaaaattgatagttaaaaattattaaataatttaatatatttaattaaattattatttaataatttttaaatattaacttcacgtaaaaataactatatatgagtttttatcttattttaacaTTATTCTTTAAGGGAAATCACATCCTCTTTTAAACTTTGTTGTTTAGAAGAAATTAGTGTACATTATATTATCATTTGTCATGTGTACTGAGTGTTGTATTTGATGTAAATATAAGGTACCATGCATATATATTATTCCCCATTTTTGAAAAGAGGTCCATGTATGAATATATAACATATAttcatataatataatatatagtacatgcctaataattaatgttaaaaaaaaaaattatacttttacaAGCTAAGGTGGTGTTCTGTTTATTAAGTACTTTGCATCTCTTGTTGCAGGATATAATATGTGGCGTATAAACTTGATAGGAGCAAATGTCTTAAAGAAGTTTCCTGTTTTGTTGATTATTATaatggtttaattattttagtaattcttatagttttgttaaatttttaattagatttttatatttttaattttttttaattgagtctttacattatttttaattttataattagatttttgttagtgtaaaaaatatttaagttaACCGAATATTTCTCtacaaattaaagatatttataattaagaaCCTAATTAGTTCTTTGATCATGTATTATTTAAGagaaatattttgttaattttaatatttttaacataaaaaatatttaattataaaattaaaaataatgtaaaaatttaataaaaaaatataaaaaaacttaattaaaattttataaaattataagaattaaaagaataattaaacctattaTAATTTGGGAGTTTGTGAGATGCTAATGGAACCAAAACATCAtgatatatacatatataacaaCTATGTCTCAGTGTATCTTATGTAGCTAATTAGTTCCCTCTTGAATGTATCCTTTCACTTAAAATATAAGTGGGAATAGTTTACTCTTCCAAATTGTTACAGTGAGATATAtccttttaatttttgtctGTTTTCTCTGAAATGTTTAGCGTTAATGCTGTGGACTTGTTGGTGCCTCTTTTTTTAACTATATGTAATTTTATTAGGttagaaaatttttgaattaaacaaGGATTATTCGGAAACTTAAGTACTAGGTAGATAAACAGTTGTGATTCAGGGTATTGAAGAAGAATGGTTGAGATAAATTACTACATTTAATTTCCATAATTATTTCCATCAAGTTAAGAGGTTGTTCATACATCAGGGGTTGAATTCTTTATGAAGAATATTAAATTTCAATGCTTTGGAAATTGTCCAGGTTTTAATAAGTTGTACATGCTTTGCAGGTGATACATATAACATATAATATTGAGTTAATTAGTATAGATTTTTGGAGAAACACACAGGGTTTTAGGATTAGTTTTATTTGATTCTGTGGTCATATATATTTGATATGAActatttgcttttttttttttaaataagattCCTAAGTATCAGTGacctatatatataaaagaattttagaaatcaaacaaattaaattactTTAAAATCACATAATATCGGTCTAACTCATAAATAATAGTGACAGATCTAAAAGattttaacaataaaaataaaataaaattatacgaaaataaattttgttacgttgaatatatatatatatatatatatatatatatataaaacaaaactaaacttatatataaaaagtatattgatgtataataaaaaaaattaatttacgATCATTTTTCTccctttattttttaaaattatttagttattttgatACATTGTTAGTTTAAAAAAGTTTTATGCATTcattcaattatatatattatcatataaaaaaataactattttttatatttattatgtgaatgattataaaaaaatgaatataattgagtgattatataaaaaaaattacttatcaatatatcaaaattaaattgtatGTTCTTAACCAATTACTCTACtgctaattataatttttaattgttgaTCACCTCTCATTCAATTATCTCATTCAATTAAAAAGTCTATTAGCTATAATATTTATGGtataaaaaactttttttaaccaaaatagCTATTACAAGCAAAATCATTaagaatcaaaataaaaaaatactatatataaaTTTACATAATATAGTATAAACAAAAACATTATTAAGTTTGATAtgcaattttaaaaattgataatatatttaaatttacaTAATAATACCTTTAACATGATAATTATTTCTATCAATTATGTAAAATTATTGTACGAAaactattaattaaataatatactaatttaataggtacaattatatatatataagagaataattaaaatatattaatttaagatCGACAATTATATATGAATAAGATAACTATTAACTAATGTCAAGAAGTCACGGCTACAATAATAACTATTAactaaacaaataaatatatttggatagcatgaataaaaaattatttgaacaaataaatatataaataagataaccactaactaaataattaatattttcagGTAGGATAAATAAGAAcactattaaataaaaaagaaatcatAGAGTTTTAATTTTGAGAATCAAATGTACATAATTATAATGATTTGTTTTGAAATAGATGTTCAAATCAATTTAGTATTAATTGTATATTTCTATTACATTAGAATAGATCAATtctaaactatatatatattcttaatgTATTATGTGATTATGAATTTTTATGTCTaaaatttataacttttttaacAATTATGATGTCTATTAAGTTATGTTTTAACCTTGagtttaatataatattaaattgtgattaataaaaattaatataatttataaagaTTATTCCTATTTTACCAAATCTTTCTTCCAAatctttcttcttattttacccCTGTTTTTTTTTACTCACGACAAAACTTAAAAACTAAACTATTTCTAATAGATGAAACTGAAACCACGTACTCAAAAGAcataatattttgaaattaaatttattaaatgtatttttatctataattattcatgataatttttaaaaataattaaaaaataaataattaatataaataacatTATACTACAATCATAATAATATCTATACCAATATATAATGGGGATATGAAAGTTTGGTATCCAAatctttcttcttattttacccCTGTTTTTTTACTCATGACAAAACTTAAAAACTGAACTATTTCTAATAGATGAAACTGAAACCATGTACTCAAAAGAcataatattttgaaattaaatttattaaatgtatttttatctataattattcatgataatttttaaaaattattaaaaaataaataattaatataaataacattatactacaatcataataataatataaataaataaattacgtcaacaaaatattaattatttatgattttttatgtataatttttttataagtgaTCAATATATCATTATAGTACAATAACTGAtagtatataaaatatatttattttattaatagttATTTCAATGGGACAATAGTATTTAAAGTATCGAAATAATTAAATGTACAACACATggtttacatattttttatgtccaatatttactttttaaacaaaatttacAGATAAAAGTGTActcattaattaaatttataccAATATATACAATATACAATATATAATGGACTATACCAACGTATAATgggaataaaaaaatttgtaacccaattttttcttattattttacccctgcttatttttttatttagacaCTGTATTCAATATATAAAAAACTGTTACTATGTCCTccatatttcttatttttttatcaagGAAAGAATTT is a window from the Arachis stenosperma cultivar V10309 chromosome 3, arast.V10309.gnm1.PFL2, whole genome shotgun sequence genome containing:
- the LOC130970042 gene encoding protein LIGHT-DEPENDENT SHORT HYPOCOTYLS 10-like, translating into MSSSGSGYGKDFPGEGSRSNIDPGEYHHHFQLQPHPQQSPANTLSRYESQKRRDWNTFGQYLKNQRPSVELAQCNCNHVLDFLRYLDQFGKTKVHNQGCMFYGQPEPPAPCTCPLRQAWGSLDALIGRLRAAYEENGGSPETNPFASSAIRVYLREVRECQAKARGIPYKKKKKNNNKGSGEQSSSSSPSSTIHFS